The stretch of DNA AAATATACAAATAGACGAAATAATGCAATCAACTACTTTGACTCATAATAGAGAGTAAAAGGTTAGAACGAAAACACCAGAAGCGTTTGAAAGTTAATGGGTCTGAGATAATGAACTTCATTTTTAATTCTGGATtatgaaataaacaaacaaaacacaaaagtGAACCTATAAAAGGAGccagaaaaaaattaaagtagaGGACAATATTGAAGCATTGAAGAGCTTCAGATATCTAGGAGTCCAATATAGGTGCATGTTATTATCAAAAGTTTAAAATGCAAGAATAGCACTCAAGTATATCAAAAATATGGTTAATTTTTATGCTCCTACTCAGATCCATACACTATGGCTTTAAAAATTGTAGAAGGCTAAActttctatttatatatatatatatatttgaattaTGGATTCTTTGATCATTtgtcattgaaaaatatatgtgTATGAGGAAAAAAAATATGAATGATacacatttattattaatttcataaaTTCTAAATAATCAACAGTGTTATTGAATTTCACTTACATTCATACTCTAATATTACTTCATTATCAATTACAAATAGTTATCAAAGTAAAAGATGTTTAGTAAGAAAAGAATCAATTAATCTTGTTTCAGAAATTGTTATAAAATATATGAGTTAGAAAGGAATATAATTATATAGAATTTACAGTGGGAATACaacataatttattatatattcttgATTTTGTAAGCTGACCACAACTAAAAATTTTGTATACATCATAAACCTGATTTGGATTTCCTAATACAACATTAATAAACAATTTACCAATCTATTCTAAAAGTTTCAAGCAAAAAGGTTGTACAGCTATTCTTACTATACTTCTTTTACAATGACAAATTaattttgatcagaaatataGGTTGTTTAATTGTTAGTTGAGATGTTAGGTACCCCACATATGAACCCTGCTTTCTAGCTATGTACCTTCAAATCGGCCAACATGTTTTATGCAATACTTTGCACCAAAAACATTATCACATGGCTCTGGTGCAATATCTATATCATTAGATAACCATTCATTACATTGAAATGGCTTTTTTGAATCACTCCCCGAACACTGATAACAATCTAGGGAAAGAGCtaaacagaaataaaatatattattaagatcaaaacattttattggTATAAATTTTGTTTGAAAAAATTTAACATGATTTTGCCCATTCAAATAtttagaaacattttatttataaggcaattaattatttatatttcgaCTTTTCCATTAAGTATTTCTGACTAAATATGATCACATTTTTCAAATTGTTTAGCTTTGTTTTGTGTTATACTCTCTTCCAttagaatatattatttttctggttcccATTCTAACCATCTTCTTAACTAAGTTACTAAATAGCAATGATTTTTGTATCTATTAAAGAATGTTTCAAATTCCCACCATCATTTCACTGCTCCTTACTTTATCTTACTTAGTTACTACTTTTATAGTCCTTAAtgcattaatttctttttttcagTTTCTCTACAGATATAACAAAATACATGTAGGTACTAACTCACATTAAACAACAGTAATTAGGACATTAtaacaattttaaacaaataaaacaccTCGTATAGGATACACTGATATCTAATTttccttttaaaaagttaaaaaagacaATGGACTGTTTTACTAAAAATTAAGTTAATTATACAGCATTTGATATATTTCCTGATAAAAAGAATACATCATTACACTATGATTCATTATCAAATAAAGCAGATACTTACACAATTGAACAAAAacactaaaaattataaaacacaatgtAATATTTTGGTAAAACATGTTTGAAAGTAATTTACGGGGAATATTTtgaagtaatatttatttttgaaaattttctacaaaaataatatttgtaaacaacTGTTGAGACATAACCAACAATTTAATTGGCCACACCTGTCTACTGTCATCTTATT from Diabrotica undecimpunctata isolate CICGRU chromosome 4, icDiaUnde3, whole genome shotgun sequence encodes:
- the bou gene encoding UPAR/Ly6 domain-containing protein bou isoform X1 encodes the protein MFYQNITLCFIIFSVFVQLSLSLDCYQCSGSDSKKPFQCNEWLSNDIDIAPEPCDNVFGAKYCIKHVGRFEGGIGTKRFCSSLDLGNYCNYVKQPGDSLTYRTCLYTCTGDGCNPAASKKPQSLLLLMTIAGIVFYRMI